A genomic window from Triticum urartu cultivar G1812 chromosome 7, Tu2.1, whole genome shotgun sequence includes:
- the LOC125526027 gene encoding uncharacterized protein LOC125526027, producing MEEAATGAGEPWVAERRKGGTLSCISRKAILLVARAMQAATSASECRSLAAGALVPVVQEPGSGSVGARTTVSQVKTWECIWNPGLSWLFIVRLATWGGMPYPEKEEVRTRLRQDPNFWKNRPLSEVMI from the exons ATGGAGGAGGCTGCAACTGGTGCTGGAGAGCCATGGGTGGCTGAGAGGAGGAAGGGAG gtACCCTCTCCTGCATCTCGCGCAAAGCCATCCTGCTGGTGGCTCGAGCGATGCAGGCAGCGACGAGCGCCAGTGAGTGTAGGAGCCTGGCAGCGGGAGCATTGGTGCCGGTAGTGCAGGAACCTGGCAGCGGGAGCGTTGGCGCGAGGACCACCGTGTCGCAGGTCAAGACTTGGGAGTGCATCTGGAATCCCG GGTTGTCCTGGTTGTTCATCGTTCGGCTTGCTACCTGGGGAG GAATGCCATATCCTGAAAAGGAAGAAGTCCGTACCCGTCTAAGGCAG GACCCAAATTTCTGGAAAAATAGGCCCTTGTCTGAAGTGATGATTTGA